In Desulfofustis limnaeus, the genomic stretch GGGCTTTCATGCACACGCCTCAGACGTAGAAATCGCCGGTATACTGGTTGATTTGTCCCATCACGTCGAAGCGCTCACTGCCTGCTTGCTCGAATTTCACCCCTTTGCCGAGCATGAAGACGCTTACTTCGTCTCCTTTTTTCACCCCGACGTTGGCCAGCCGCATGGCGTTGAATATGGTCTCTCCGTCATCGGTGGTGATGATAAACAAAATTTTCATGGTCGCACCCTCCGGTAAAAAATATGGTTCAGCCGACCCAAGCGTACGTCTCTGCAACCGAGGAGGCAAAGAGTATCGCTCGAAAACGGTTCGCGGAGGCGCACTGGCATGCCAGAGCAGGGCCGCAGGTTTGCGCGCAGAATGTCCGCGCTTGACAGCAGGCCAGGGACGGTCTGTCTGTCAGGCGCGGGTGAACCCAACAGATCGTCTTCCTGGGGATCGGGCATCACGATTTGCAGTCCTTGCAGGTCTCCACGTAGTGGGCGGCGGCCAGAGCGGCGGTACATCCGTCGGCGGCGGCGAGTACAATCTGGTTGGCGTATTTCTGCCGCAAATCACCGACGGCGAAGATACCGGGGATGCTGGTCTCGCATTTTTCGTCGGTGATGACATAGCCGCTTGTGTTTTTCTTGATGCCGGCCGGGACCAATTGATTATTTGGGGAGAAGCCGACAAAAATGAACACCCCTTCGGTGTCCAATTGCCGCTGCTCACCGGTTTTGGTGTCCTTGAGCGAAACTCCGGTGACCCCCGATTGATCGGCGAGGATCTCGTTGACCACGGCGTTGAAAATGATCTCGATGTTGCGCTCGGCAAAGACTCGCTCCTGGAGAATGCGACTGCCGCGAAATTCGTCGCGGCGATGGATGAGGTAGACTTTAGAGGTGATCTTGGCCAAGTAGAGGGCGTCCTCCAACGCCGTATCACCACCTCCGACCACCGCCACAACCTTATTACGGAAGAAGAAGCCATCGCAGGTGGCACAGTACGAGACCCCTTTGCCGAAATTTTCGTTCTCTCCCGGCACTTCGAGTTTGCGGGCCGTTCCCCCCGCCGCCAGGATCAGGGCGTGGCCGCGGAGTTCGGTGCCATTCGCCAATCTCACCGTGTGAAACTTGACGCCGGGCTCCGTGGCTACCACCTCTTTCTCTATGATCTCCAGGTCATAGGATGTGGCATGTTCGAGGAATTTCTCGCACAGTTCAGAACCACCGATCGTGATGAAACCGGGGTAATTTTCCACCTCCTTGGTGACGGCCACCTGTCCACCGAACATGCCCCGCTCCACGAGAACGGTCTTCATGGCGGCCCGCATGGCATAGATTCCAGCAGTCAAACCGGCGGGCCCGCCGCCGACGATAATCAGGTCATAGAGCTCGGTTTCCGGCATCTGCTCCTCCTTCTTTAAATTCTTTCCTGTCCGCGTCGAGCTGATGACATCGAGGCGCGGACCGCTCCCAACTCCGTAAGTGTATAATGCACATTATCAACTCCGGCAAGAGCGGGCGGCCAAAGCGGTGTTCATCGAAACGAGAGAAATAACGTTTCACGACCATCTCCCGTTATCTCGTGAAGGCATGGTGGGTACTGAAACGACCACCGATAGGCATGGGGCATCGGTAGGGTGGGTTGAGGACGCGGCTGGATAATGACGACAGCAGGTGCTGTCCACCCGTAAGGTGTCTGGACAAAACAAACGGCGCACAGCCAAAACCGGGCCGTGCGCCGTGGACGAAAAGCGTGACTGCCCGCTGACCTTCCTCTCTCAGGAAGCGCAGCGAACCAAACGTTTATTAGAACCGGAACCGCAAGCCGGCTCCGAACCGACCAACTTCACGCAATTCATCGAGTTCGTCAAAGGCCGAACGAACTTCGATGAATAGTGAGGTATTGAACTCCTCGGGCTCACCGAAGATACGCGCTCCCATGCCGAGAATCAGGTCGAGTTGGCTGTCCTCGGTCTCCAGGTCGCTGTCCCCGTCGGTCAACCAACCACCCACACCGAAGTCGACGTAGTAGCGGGAACCAAAGGTATACTCGCCGAGCACATCGATCAGAATTGCCGTCTCACCGTCGTTGCCGTCCACATGCGGGGCGACGCCAACCAGACCGAGGATAGAGAACTGATCGGTCAAGCGATACTCGCCGCCGACACGGCCAAACAGGTAGGTGCCCGGATCAAACTGCCGGAAGAAACCCACATCGGCGATCGGACGGAATCGATCAACGCCCTGAACGGCGGTAAGACACTGCGGAGAGGTAGCCTCAACACCTTCGTTGTCGACGACTGTCACTCGGATAGTGTTGTCACCGCAAGGCATGGCCATCTGGGTGCTAAGGGCTCCTTCACCGATCTCTTCACGGGAAACGACGGTACCGTCAGGGGCGACAACCTCGACGATCATCTTACTGATCGAACCATCCGAATCGGCCGAGCCACCGGCATCAATGGTGATCGGCTCACCGCAGAAAGCTTTGGTCGGGGTGACGGTCATGGCGCAAGTCGGTGCCTGGTTCGGCGGCGGCGCAACCGGTTTCGGCCGTTCGCTCATCAAGGCCACGTTGCCGCAGGCCAAGGGGATAACAAAGGTGACAATGGAATCGCCGTGCTCAACGTCAAAGGTGAATCCGGGGAACGGCTCTTCGTTGGTCCAGGTGACGTCTTTTGCAACCCGTACGGTACCGATGCCGTTTTTCTTATAGAACATCCACGGCATATAGGTTCCTTTCGGATACTGGACAACCTGAATGTCAGTTGTTCGAATCTGCGTGATAAACGGCTCTGCCAATTCTTCTCTTCCGGCCATGGCAAAACCTTTCCGGATCTCGGCCTGTTTTCCGTCCACCATCGCCACCAATTCCTCGGCAGTGGTAAGCGGCGGTTTATGAAACGGACTACGGCCGAATTCACTGATGTTCGTCACGGCCTGGGCACTCGTGAAAGTTACCAGGCATAACAAGGCCAGGCAGATAACAAATGTAATCTTCTTCAAGGGCTCACCTCCATTTTAAGATAGTAATTATCCGTTGAAATACGGGTAGATTCGCTCGGCGACATGATATAGGTTGTCTGGCCATACCCCTCTCCGGATTGGTAGGCAACCGGTCGTTCTTCATGGGAACAATCATTATTATCTTAGCGCGAGCCTCGAACTTTTGCAACGATTCTTATAACTTTTCAGGCCCTGCCGGATTGCATGGAAACCTGGTGGGCAGCCGCTTCAATCCACCACCATCGCATGATAACAGCGAAAAAATACGGATTAAAAGCTGTTTTCCGTCAGAAAACCGCTGCGACAGCTCTTTTGCAGCAAACGAGAATCCCGCCGGCGGCAATACCACCGACGGGATAGGAAGGGAGGAAGAGAAGAAGAGATTAGAATTGCGGGCCGCCGCCGGGACCGGCGCCGTTCATCATCCGGCCGCCCATGCCGGGTCCACCGTGACCGGGTCCGCGCATGCCGGTCCGGCAGAATCCGGGACCACCATGACCGCTCATGCGTCCCAGGTATGAAGAGACCCCGGCTTCTTCGGCTTTTTGCTGCAGAGCCGCCCGCAAATCAAACAATTCCCCGGCGACTTTGCTGGCGGCTACCGGATCGGGATTTTCGGCCCGCATCAGAGCGTGATGTTCGGCCCGTTTCATGACCAGCGACTTGTGCAGATCCTGGTTGCTCTCAAAAAACGTGTCGAGCTTCTCCTGAACAGCAGGATCCATCTGGGTATACCCCGGCCCCTGGAAATTGGGGCACCAACCGCCGGCCCGTGCACCCCAGCCGGCAAACGCCTGATTCAACCCAGCCAGTCCAAGACCGGCGACAACAATTGCGATAACTATTTTTTTCTTCATGACCTACTCCTCGTGTCTGGTTGGCGGTAACGACCGTTATCGGTCACCTTGTAATTTTTAAAAGCAACGGCCGTGCCAGATCTCCAGATGACAAGGCAACCATCTGAATTGAAAAGAATATGCACCTTCAAAGAAAAATCAACCGGACCCATTTTTGCCGGCGACCGGGTAAAAACTACCCACCGGCTCCCCACAATCGGGTAAAAAATCCCCGCTGCCCGCTCTCATGCGGTATCGCGATGCAGATCACGATGAAAAACCGTCGGGTTGAGGCCCTGATCAACCAGGTAGTTCTGCAGGTGTTCGACGATGGCCACCGAACGATGCCGGCCGCCGGTGCAACCGATCGCCAGCCGCAAAATCTTCGCCCCACTGCTCTCCGCCGTCGCCCACAAAAGGACCAACGGCCGGAGCAACTCGAGAAATGAAACTCCCTGCTCACTTTTCAAGACATAATCGGCCACCGTCTGCTGCAACCCCGACAACGGCCGCAATTCCTGCTGCCAATAGGGATTGGGCAGAAACCGGACATCCAGCATGAAGGTGGCATCAACCGGCACCCCGTACTTGAAGCCAAACGAATTGAGAATCAGGATCTTTGGCCAACGCTGGTCCCGTCCTACTCTGCCCCTTGTTTCCATTTCTCTTCCTCACCGATTCTGAGAATTCTCGGCGCCACCCGTTTTCTGCCCGCCGGACGCAGGAAATGAACGGCCGGGTGACCGCAGGCAATGACCGCATACAGCCGCTCATCCGCCGGCATCCGCAGCAACCTGCCGATACGGTGGTCGCGGCGAGCCGCCTCAACGACAAAGCCGACCAGGCAGGTACCCAGTCCCAGGGCCTGGGCAGCAAGTAACATATTCTGCGTGGCCAGCAGAGCATCTTCCGCCGGGCAGCTCGATCGTTTATCAGCTGACACGAGAATGGCTGCGGGGGCCCCGTGGAACAAACGGTCGATCCGCTGCTCATACCACTGCCGCAACGCCTCTTCGACGCTTTGATAATAGCGACGATAATACGTGTCCAAACTGCCGCTGCCAAACAACCGGTTCAGCAGGCGATACCATCGGTTGGCTGCCGTCTTGTTCAGGCGTCGATAAAAATCGGCGGTCACCTCACCGAGTCGCTCCACATCGCACCGATCAGGCAAGATGGTGAACCACCACGCCTGGCAATTGGTCCCCGACGGCGCGGTGCTCCCGATTCTCGTCAGGTCCCGCAACACGCCGGTGGCCACTGGCTCTCCGGTAAAACGACGACAGGAGCGCCGTTGCCGCATCAAGACAACCAATTCGGCAAAAGCCGCGGCACCGCCATCACGCCCAACCGGCTCCACACCACTCTCAAGCCCCAGAGAATCAGCCAACGAGGGGACGTTGACGGCCTGTTCCGGGCAGATCGCTGCACAATGGCCGCACAACAGACACTGCTCCCCATGCCACCGGGCCGCACCGGTATCGCCGAGTTCCAGGACCTGGTCAGGACAGATGGCGACACAGGCACCGCAACCGGTGCAGTGATCGACAGCGATGATCGGCGGTTCAAAACAATCCACAGGGGCCTCTCTGCCGATCGTGGAGCAACGCACTAATCAGCTGCCTGGTTGTGGTATAGATCAATGGGTCGGAACTGGCTCGCGGTCCGGCCACGTTGAGCACCCTGATCCGGTGCGTGCTGCACCAGCTGCGCAAGGATTCCAGCGCCTCTTCGAACGGTGTTGCGGCGCAATCGAGATGGAGCCAGGGTTTACCCATCCGTTCGGCAAGGTCCCTGGTCAAGGCCGAGCCGCCGCTCAGCTCACCATGGGAGACAATGACGGTACCATCGCCGTCACGAACGTTCTTCGCCGTCCGATCCGGGTAGTGGCTGGACGACAGCTCCTCCAGCCGATACTGCTCCGGCAGCGGGCCGGCCTCCGTCTTCCTCCCGGCAGCGATGGCGCCGCCATGGGGAAAATCGCAGGCCAATGCGGCATCCAGGGCACCCTGGTCAGCCCCGGTTTGACCACCGGAAATAATTTTTTCCACCCCGATTGTCATCCAGACATCTTCCTCGTGCCATGATTGCCGATATCGTTTCTCAAGGCCGCAACGCAAACAGCGGCAGCCACCTGGGCCGCCAGTAGCACCGCGATGAACCAGCGCCAGCCCCATGACTCGTAAACCAGACTGGGAACAAAGGAGCCGATGGCGCCTCCGAAATAATAAAAAGACATATACAGACCGTTGGCAACGGGTTTGTGTGCTTCCTCCAGCCGACTGACCAGACCGAACAGGGTTGCATGGGCGGCAAACATGCCGAGACAGAAGACGAACATGGCACCGAACATTACCAGATAATGACCGTACAGAAACAGTATCGTGCCCGTCATGAAGACCGCCAGACCGGCCGCCACCGCCCCGATCTCTCCCCCGCAGAACCGCCGCAGCCGAGTGTTGCCGAAAGCGACCAAAATACCCATGCTGTTGCCGAGATAGACGAGCCCAACAGCGGCTTCACCGAAGTGGCCGTCGAGTCTTTTCAGCTCGAATGGGATGAAGTTGAGCAGCGCAGCGCCGGCAAAAAAAATAAAGAAAATGGCGCCATACACCCACAACAGCGGTCCCCGGCGCAACAAACCGGCCAGCTGGCGGGGATCGGGCTGCGTGAGACTGAGCCGCAGGGTCGGATCAAGCGGTGCCAGCAGCCGCCAGCACAGCACAAAAAGCAGGGCCAGCAGCAGGAAAAAGAAGCGCCAGCCGAACAATTCGGTACAGATCCCGGAAAGCATGCGGCCCAGAATGCCGCCGATGATGGTCATCCCCACATAGACCGCCACCGCCTGCTGGACCGTTGCCCGGCCCGAGGTATACGAGATGTAGCTCATCAGCGCCGTGAGTACCGCCGGCAGCAGCAGCCCCTGCAAAGCACGGAGCAACAGCAGCAGCTCGTAGCCGGTCGACAGGCTGAAGAGCAACTCCAACAGCCCGAGCGCCAACAATGCTCCCCGCAAGACTCGCCGGGCCGGCACCAACTCGAGCAGATAGCCGTAGAACAGCGGTGCGAATCCAAGCGGCAGCATCATCAACGTGGTAAACAGGATGGCCTGCAAACCGGACAGGCCAAATTCACGCTGGAACACCGGCTGAATCGGCTGGGCGGCGTAGAGCGAACAAATGGTCACCACCGTGGCAAAATAGAGCGGCAGCAACAGCCTCGACCTCTTGATCCCAGCCGTATCCATGTCACACTACCTTTGCTCCCGCGCCGTCACGTCCCGCCACAGAAATACGCCACTGCCGAGAAACCAGTGCCAGTCTCATCGTGTACCTGCTTTCTTTGACAATGCTCCATCTGGTCCGTTATATAGAAACAATCACCTCGACCGCTCCAGGCCAGCGCCATGAACAGACGGACCATCCACCGGGAACACTGGGATCAGTTGCTGATCGAAATCATCGACGACGGTGACCAGCGCTCCCTTTTCTTCGGCGGCGGGGTATTGCAATCGACCATGTCCTTGTCCCGTCCGAACCGGCTGGTGCTCTCCTACACCCAGTGCATGATGGCCTCCCTGCTGATCAACGACGAACCGAAAGACATTTTGCTGATCGGCGTCGGCGCCGGTTCCCTGGCCCGGTTTCTCCACGGCTATCTCCCCCGTTGCCGTATCGATGCGGTGGACAACGCGTCCCATGTCATCAAACTGGCCCATGGTTACTTTGCCCTGCCCGTGAACGATCGCCTCCGCATCCACGAGGCGGACGGCTATGGTTTTCTTACTGATCTCGATGCATCTCACGGGTACGACCTGATCCTGATCGACGCCTTCGACGGCAACGGGATGGCGCCGACGGTATACAGTCGTGCCTGTTTCAAACGATGCCGGAGCCATCTGCGGCCGGAGGGCGTTTTCAGCGTCAACCTGTGGAGTGGCGATGCCGCAAAGATGAGCGAGCTGCAAACAGAAATCACCGCCTGTTTCGGCGCGCCGCTGGTGCTGCCCGTCCCTCATCGCGGCAATGTGGTCTGTCTCGCCGGTCGCCAAGCGGATCTGCAGCGAGCCCTGATGCAACAGAGTCGGGAGTTGGATCGGCTGAGCGATCGCTTCGACCTGGATTTCCACAAAATCGCGGCAATCTGCCGCAAACACAATTTGAGCCGCTGGCAACGGATGCTGCGACTCCTCTCCTGATCAGGGTAACCGGGTCGGCCGCCCGATCACATCAAGCTGGTCACGCAAATCGGCAATTTCTCTTTGCCAATAGTCATACGAGCCGAACGCCTCATCCACACGGGTCATACCGTCCTCGTGGTATTGCCGGCCGCACCAGCTCAGGTAATGGATGAAGCGCATCGCCCGCAGCGGTTCTATCAAACCCAGGGTCCGGTCGGCAAACGGGCAGAAGGTCTCATAGCCTTCCAGCAGCAACCCCAACTCATGGTGCGACTCGGCAACCGGTCCAGGGAGCAGCATCCACAGGTCCTGTACCGCGGGACCAGTGACCATGTCATCGAAATCGATGAGAAAAAACGACTCTCCCGGACGATAGATGAGATTGGCAGCGTGGCAGTCCCCGTGAATCCGAAAGGTCTCCACCCCGGTGAACAGTGGTGTGATCGTTTTGATCAGTTGCGCGGCGATGGCGGCAAACGGTTGTGCGAGATCGGCCGGCAACAGGCGCCGCTCCAGGAGGTAGTCGACCTGTTTTCTGGTGGAGTGAAGCGGGTGCAGCCGCTCCCGTGCCGGGGCTCGACGACTCCGCCCGACCTGATGGAGACGACCGAGCAGACGGCCGATCTGCACCAGTTGGTCGTCGCTGAATTCGTCCACCAATCGCCCGCCGCAACGGGGATAAACAGCGAAACGAACACCTCGGCATTCCCCCAGGTAACCGCCGTCGGACAACGGCAGCGGGGCGATAACCGGCAGTTCATGGTCTCGGCAATCGACAACAAACTGCAGTTCCTCCGCCAAGGCCGCAACCGACCACCTGTGCGGCCTGAAGAATTTTGCTATAATGAAGACGCCGTCTTCGTCCTGCAGTTCGTAGACCCGGTTGATGTAGCTGGCATGTGGCCGGCAGACATTGAGCAGACGGCGGCCGAGTACCTGTTCGACGCAATTCAGGATGGTCTCGGGATCGAGCCGGGAAAACGGTTGGTCGGCCTTCATGGATCTCTCAGCAAAAAATGTCAGGAACAGAGCGGTGTTACCATTGTCCGCACAAGATACCCCCTTTCCAGCCGGCTGGCCACGACAAATCAGGGCCGGTCGAACGGATGGATCACTGGCAGCATACGGCTGGTGCCACCAATGTGGTGATTTTCACCATCTGCCGTTCGGGGACGCCGAGCGGGAGGCCGGACGACTCCTCGACCGACTCGAGCGACAAGGCTCAATAGGGTTGCCCGGCTCACTGGCCGCCACTGATCCCCGCTGCAGCACGACTCCTTTGTTCGGAAAAGAGCGCGGCAAGATGTTCGGCGTTCTCGAGTGCCTGGCGGCCGATGCCTCCCGCCACTGGTTGTTTGCTTTTTCCGGCCAATTCAACGGCCGGTGGCTCGTACCCGGATGGGTGCCGCCACTCTTCGATGTCGACGCTTTTCAAGCGCTGGTGACTCCGGTCGAGCGCCGGATCAAGGAATTGGGCCGGCTCATGGCCGATCATCCCCGCACCGGCGAGCGGCATCGTGTTTTACGCCGACAGAGGAAACAGCTGTCAAGACACCTGATGGCAGCCATCCACAAGCTCTATCGACTTACCAATTTCCGCGGCCAACAGGGGGGACTTGAGGAAGCCTGCCGCACCCGCACCACCATGCCGACCGGCATGGGCGATTGCTGCGCCCCGAAACTGCTGGCTCATGCGGCAACTCTGGACCTGGCGCCGATCTCCCTGGCTGAATTCTATTTCGGCCGCGAGAACCGATCGAAGAATCGTCAGCATGGCTGCTTCTATCCGCCCTGCCATGACAAATGCCAACCGTTGCTCGGCTTTCTGTTGTGCGGGGCCGACCAAAAACGGGCTGCCTATGGCCGATGAAACGGTTGAGCCGACCATTATCTTTGCCGACCCGCACCTGATCCTCATCGACAAACCGGGCGGCATGCTCTCGGTCCCCGGCCGCGGGCCAGATAAGCAGGACTGCGCCGTTGCCCGGATCAGACAGCGCTACCCCGATCTGCCGGCGCAACCGGCAGTTCACCGCCTAGACATGCAGACCTCCGGGCTGTTGCTTCTCGCCCGCACCGCCGCCGCTCACCGAAACCTCGCCGGACAATTCGCCCATCGTCGGGTGAGCAAGCGCTATCTGGCGGTCCTCGAACGGCGGCCGGACGGCTTGTCGGGAACCATCGCCTTGTCTTTTCGACTCGACCCGGACAACCGCCCCTACCAAATCTACGACCCAGTCCACGGCAAGCCAGGCATTACCCAATGGCGCCTGCTCGGTGATCATCCCCTCGGCACCCTGGTGGAGTTCGAACCCCTGACCGGACGTACGCACCAGTTGCGGGTACATGCCGCCCACCCGCGAGGATTGGGGGCGCCGATCGTCGGTGACAGCCTCTACGGCAACGGTCGCTTCGGTGAGCCGATGCTGCTCCACGCCTGCTCGCTCACCTTTTATCATCCAGCCTCAGGGGCCCCCCTGACGTTTTTTTGCAAGCCGCCGTTTCTCCCCTAACCCTTGCCACCGAGCGGCCACTGCTTATGGTCTGCTCACACGTCTACGCTCTTGTTGGGATCACGCATCATGAAAAAGACCATCCTCAGCGAGCCCATCCCCATCAAGCTCTGGCTTGACGACCTCGAGGAAGGGGCCATGCAGCAGGCCAGGAACCTGGCGAATCTGCCCTTCGCCTTTCATCACATTGCCATCATGCCCGACGCCCACGTGGGATACGGCATGCCCATCGGCGGGATCTTGGCCGCCGACAACACCATCGTACCCAACGCCGTCGGCGTGGATATCGGCTGCGGCATGTGCGCGGTGCAGACGTCGCTGCATCGGGTCAGCCGGGAAGACCTGAAACTCGTCATGGCCACCATCAGGGCCTCCGTCCCCCTTGGTTTCGCGCACCATCGCACGCCCATGCCGCACGACCTCATGCCGCAGCCAGGCGACCGGGCCGCCCTACCCGTCATCACGGTCGAATACGACAATGCCAGAACGCAGATCGGCACCCTTGGCGGCGGCAACCATTTCATTGAAATTCAGCAGGACCGCAACGGGCACGTCTGGTTCATGGTGCACTCCGGCAGCCGCAACCTGGGCTTTCGGGTGGCCAACCACTACAACAAACTGGCCGTGGAGTTGAACAAGCGATGGCGGTCGCCGGTGCCGACCGCCTGGCAACTCGCCTTTCTCCCTTTCGACAGCAGGGAGGGCCAGCTCTACTATCGGGAAATGAGTTACTGCGTGGCCTTTGCCGAGGCCAACCGGGATCTCATCCGCCGCCAGGTGGAATATGCCCTGCGGGAGAACATCTCGCCGGACATCAGTTTCAGCGCCCCGATCAATATCGCCCACAACTATGCTGCCGTCGAATCACATTTCGGGAAAAAGGTCCTGGTGCATCGCAAGGGAGCTACCAGCGCCCGGGCCGGAGAACACGGCATCATTCCGGGATCCCAAGGGAGCAACAGCTACCTGGTCTGCGGCACGGGTAATGCGGAGAGCTTCGCCTCCTGTTCGCACGGTGCCGGCCGCCGGATGGGTCGCAAACAGGCGCAGAAGCAGCTGGATCTGGAACGGGAAAAGCGACGGCTCGACGACCAGGGTATCCTGCACGCGCTTCGCGGCCGCCGGGATCTTGAAGAGGCTGCCGGCGCCTACAAGGACATCGACGAAGTCATTGCCAACCAGGCCGATCTGGTGGACGTGGTCGAGGTCCTTAAACCGCTGGCGGTGATCAAGGGGTGAGCCCCATCAGGGCATGAGCCGTTCGATGGACCAGTCGCTGTCATTCAGGCGCCGGTAGAGAAAACGGTCGTGCAGCCGGTTTTCCCGGCCCTGCCAGAACTCGACCGCCGAAGCAACCACCCGGAAACCGCCCCAAAACGACGGCAAGGGGATCTCCCCCGCCGCGAATTTTTGTTTCATCTCGGCAAATTTCTGCATGAGCGCCTGCCGGGACCCCAACCGCCGGCTCTGGTTGGAGACCCAGGCGGCGATCTGACTGTCTCGCGGTCGGCTGAGGAAATAGCGGGCCGACTCGGCGCCGGACAACTTGGCGGCACGTCCGCTGACAATGACTTGGCGATTCAGGTCGATCCAGGGAAAGAGCAGGCTCACCCGATCGTTGCCGCCGATTTCTTGGGCCTTTCTGCTTCCGTAGTTGGTAAAGAAGACAAAGCCGTTCTGATCGAAGAACTTCAGCAACACCGTGCGCTGACTGGGCTGACCGGCCGCATCAACGGTGGCCAGAACCATGGCGTTGGGGTCGACAATCGCCGTCCGGCGCGCTTGCTCAAACCAGACGGCGAATTGTTTGACCGGGTCATCGTCCAGGTCGGCTCGGTGTAAACCGGTGGTACGGAATTCCCGGCGTAACTGACTGATGTCCACGGTGCCGGCGGTTTACAATAAACGCTCTTCAACCACCTCGATCCCCTCCAGTCTCCAGTTTTCCGTGCCAACCGGGCGCGCCCAGGTCCAGTGCTCGGCAAACTTGACCGGGTTGGTGCGACTCCCCTCGATCACCTCGCCGGTCTGTTCATTGACCGTGTAGTCGAGCAACGTCGCGGTGAACAAAACGGTGATAAAATCCTCTCCGTCCCGGTTGCCGGCAGCATCGATCTGCACGGCGCGGATGGCGATGTTTTCCAGTTTGTTGATGGTGCCGGCGGCACGCATCTGCTGAAAATGGCTTTCATACTCCTCTGCCAGCTGATCCCCGAGCAGATACCGGTAGCCGGAGAGATCTCGCCCGGCCCAGCCGGCCTGGATGCGGAAGAAGACATCCGACGCAACCTCAAGAAAATACGTCTCGTCAAAACCGGGATCGTTCCTGCGGATCTCGGCCAGGCCGTCGGCGACGGTCGGGGTCGATGAAGGTGGCGGCGGCGGTGTAGCGGTGCCGCCGCCAATCGTGAAGTCGGTATTGATCCGTGGCCCGCCGGCTGCCGCCGGCGCGGCTGTTGCATGGGCCGGCGACTTTGATCGGGCATAGGTCCGATA encodes the following:
- the trxB gene encoding thioredoxin-disulfide reductase — its product is MPETELYDLIIVGGGPAGLTAGIYAMRAAMKTVLVERGMFGGQVAVTKEVENYPGFITIGGSELCEKFLEHATSYDLEIIEKEVVATEPGVKFHTVRLANGTELRGHALILAAGGTARKLEVPGENENFGKGVSYCATCDGFFFRNKVVAVVGGGDTALEDALYLAKITSKVYLIHRRDEFRGSRILQERVFAERNIEIIFNAVVNEILADQSGVTGVSLKDTKTGEQRQLDTEGVFIFVGFSPNNQLVPAGIKKNTSGYVITDEKCETSIPGIFAVGDLRQKYANQIVLAAADGCTAALAAAHYVETCKDCKS
- a CDS encoding periplasmic heavy metal sensor, which produces MKKKIVIAIVVAGLGLAGLNQAFAGWGARAGGWCPNFQGPGYTQMDPAVQEKLDTFFESNQDLHKSLVMKRAEHHALMRAENPDPVAASKVAGELFDLRAALQQKAEEAGVSSYLGRMSGHGGPGFCRTGMRGPGHGGPGMGGRMMNGAGPGGGPQF
- a CDS encoding serine/threonine protein kinase translates to MKADQPFSRLDPETILNCVEQVLGRRLLNVCRPHASYINRVYELQDEDGVFIIAKFFRPHRWSVAALAEELQFVVDCRDHELPVIAPLPLSDGGYLGECRGVRFAVYPRCGGRLVDEFSDDQLVQIGRLLGRLHQVGRSRRAPARERLHPLHSTRKQVDYLLERRLLPADLAQPFAAIAAQLIKTITPLFTGVETFRIHGDCHAANLIYRPGESFFLIDFDDMVTGPAVQDLWMLLPGPVAESHHELGLLLEGYETFCPFADRTLGLIEPLRAMRFIHYLSWCGRQYHEDGMTRVDEAFGSYDYWQREIADLRDQLDVIGRPTRLP
- a CDS encoding putative molybdenum carrier protein, translating into MTIGVEKIISGGQTGADQGALDAALACDFPHGGAIAAGRKTEAGPLPEQYRLEELSSSHYPDRTAKNVRDGDGTVIVSHGELSGGSALTRDLAERMGKPWLHLDCAATPFEEALESLRSWCSTHRIRVLNVAGPRASSDPLIYTTTRQLISALLHDRQRGPCGLF
- a CDS encoding RtcB family protein codes for the protein MKKTILSEPIPIKLWLDDLEEGAMQQARNLANLPFAFHHIAIMPDAHVGYGMPIGGILAADNTIVPNAVGVDIGCGMCAVQTSLHRVSREDLKLVMATIRASVPLGFAHHRTPMPHDLMPQPGDRAALPVITVEYDNARTQIGTLGGGNHFIEIQQDRNGHVWFMVHSGSRNLGFRVANHYNKLAVELNKRWRSPVPTAWQLAFLPFDSREGQLYYREMSYCVAFAEANRDLIRRQVEYALRENISPDISFSAPINIAHNYAAVESHFGKKVLVHRKGATSARAGEHGIIPGSQGSNSYLVCGTGNAESFASCSHGAGRRMGRKQAQKQLDLEREKRRLDDQGILHALRGRRDLEEAAGAYKDIDEVIANQADLVDVVEVLKPLAVIKG
- a CDS encoding MFS transporter translates to MDTAGIKRSRLLLPLYFATVVTICSLYAAQPIQPVFQREFGLSGLQAILFTTLMMLPLGFAPLFYGYLLELVPARRVLRGALLALGLLELLFSLSTGYELLLLLRALQGLLLPAVLTALMSYISYTSGRATVQQAVAVYVGMTIIGGILGRMLSGICTELFGWRFFFLLLALLFVLCWRLLAPLDPTLRLSLTQPDPRQLAGLLRRGPLLWVYGAIFFIFFAGAALLNFIPFELKRLDGHFGEAAVGLVYLGNSMGILVAFGNTRLRRFCGGEIGAVAAGLAVFMTGTILFLYGHYLVMFGAMFVFCLGMFAAHATLFGLVSRLEEAHKPVANGLYMSFYYFGGAIGSFVPSLVYESWGWRWFIAVLLAAQVAAAVCVAALRNDIGNHGTRKMSG
- a CDS encoding nitroreductase family protein — its product is MDCFEPPIIAVDHCTGCGACVAICPDQVLELGDTGAARWHGEQCLLCGHCAAICPEQAVNVPSLADSLGLESGVEPVGRDGGAAAFAELVVLMRQRRSCRRFTGEPVATGVLRDLTRIGSTAPSGTNCQAWWFTILPDRCDVERLGEVTADFYRRLNKTAANRWYRLLNRLFGSGSLDTYYRRYYQSVEEALRQWYEQRIDRLFHGAPAAILVSADKRSSCPAEDALLATQNMLLAAQALGLGTCLVGFVVEAARRDHRIGRLLRMPADERLYAVIACGHPAVHFLRPAGRKRVAPRILRIGEEEKWKQGAE
- a CDS encoding RapZ C-terminal domain-containing protein produces the protein METRGRVGRDQRWPKILILNSFGFKYGVPVDATFMLDVRFLPNPYWQQELRPLSGLQQTVADYVLKSEQGVSFLELLRPLVLLWATAESSGAKILRLAIGCTGGRHRSVAIVEHLQNYLVDQGLNPTVFHRDLHRDTA
- a CDS encoding DsrE family protein, whose product is MKILFIITTDDGETIFNAMRLANVGVKKGDEVSVFMLGKGVKFEQAGSERFDVMGQINQYTGDFYVUGVCMKAHGLVGSSNCPIGWMDDLYEIAREADKIITF
- a CDS encoding RluA family pseudouridine synthase, with the translated sequence MADETVEPTIIFADPHLILIDKPGGMLSVPGRGPDKQDCAVARIRQRYPDLPAQPAVHRLDMQTSGLLLLARTAAAHRNLAGQFAHRRVSKRYLAVLERRPDGLSGTIALSFRLDPDNRPYQIYDPVHGKPGITQWRLLGDHPLGTLVEFEPLTGRTHQLRVHAAHPRGLGAPIVGDSLYGNGRFGEPMLLHACSLTFYHPASGAPLTFFCKPPFLP